One genomic region from Danio aesculapii chromosome 24, fDanAes4.1, whole genome shotgun sequence encodes:
- the klhl40b gene encoding kelch-like protein 40b: MALPIDPMEEPRMYQQTLLQDGLYDLLESDMMVDCVLKIKDKEFPCHRLVLAACSSYFRAFFKSGVEESKQREIVLEDVEPGVMGIILKYLYTSNINVTEQNVQDIFALSNMLQIPSIFTVCVSFLQKRLSLSNCLAIFRLGLMLDCPRLAISARNFACERFQFITRDEEFLQLTPSELAAVMASDSLNVETEQDVFEALIKWVGHDQENRIGDLPDLLDCVRLRLVPRDYFAKNVEKHEWLSSNPEITKKLQLVKDAHAGKLPEIKKTKSKKSPGEEGQKKGDEEGMEEEEEQEERLPGILNDNLRFGMFLRELIFLINDSASVAYDPTGNDCYVASVSTQIPKNHCSLVTKENQIFVAGGLFFDEQSKDEQIYSYFLQFDPASSDWIGMPPIPSPRFLFGMGEAENFIFVIGGREMKEGENILDTVMVYDRQFLKWAESDPLPYLVYGHGVVSHNEMIYVIGGKGENKECLNRVCAYDIKTHQWKDLAPLNTARSLFGVTIHKNNIYVVAGVTDSGLTGSAEVYDIKTNKWSEFVEFPQDRSSLSLVSVGGVLYAVGGFAMFSKEDSDDLMPQEMNDIWRYDESERTWNGILRENRYASGATVLGVRLNTLRLTKM; the protein is encoded by the exons ATGGCTCTACCCATAGACCCAATGGAGGAGCCGCGAATGTACCAGCAAACTTTGCTGCAGGATGGCCTGTATGATCTTCTGGAGAGTGATATGATGGTTGACTGTGTGTTGAAGATAAAAGACAAGGAGTTTCCCTGCCACCGACTGGTCCTAGCAGCCTGCAGCTCCTACTTCAGAGCCTTCTTTAAATCAGGTGTGGAAGAGAGCAAACAGCGAGAGATTGTTCTGGAGGATGTGGAGCCTGGAGTCATGGGAATTATCCTGAAGTACCTCTATACCTCCAACATCAATGTGACGGAGCAAAACGTTCAGGACATCTTTGCCTTGTCTAACATGCTTCAGATCCCGTCGATATTCACTGTATGCGTCTCGTTCCTGCAAAAGCGCCTGAGTTTGAGCAACTGCCTGGCCATTTTTCGATTAGGTTTGATGTTGGATTGTCCCCGTCTTGCCATATCGGCGAGGAACTTTGCTTGCGAGCGCTTTCAGTTTATTACTCGGGATGAAGAATTCCTGCAGCTGACTCCAAGCGAATTGGCGGCAGTTATGGCATCAGACTCTTTGAACGTAGAGACGGAGCaggatgtttttgaagctttgATCAAGTGGGTTGGACATGACCAAGAGAACAGGATTGGGGACTTACCAGATCTTCTGGACTGTGTCAGGCTACGTCTGGTTCCTCGGGACTACTTTGCCAAAAATGTAGAGAAGCATGAGTGGTTGAGCTCGAACCCTGAGATCACCAAGAAACTCCAACTGGTCAAAGATGCCCATGCGGGGAAGCTTCCGGAAATCAAGAAGACCAAAAGCAAAAAGAGTCCTGGTGAGGAAGGACAGAAGAAGGGAGATGAAGAGGggatggaggaggaggaagagcaggAAGAGCGACTTCCAGGAATCTTGAATGACAACCTGAGGTTCGGGATGTTCTTGAGAGAGTTGATCTTCTTGATCAATGACTCTGCATCGGTGGCTTATGACCCAACAGGAAATGATTGTTATGTGGCGTCAGTCTCAACTCAAATTCCCAAAAACCACTGCAGTCTGGTCACAAAGGAAAACCAGATATTTGTGGCAGGTGGACTCTTTTTTgatgagcagagcaaagatgaaCAGATTTACTCATACTTTTTACAG TTCGACCCTGCATCATCAGACTGGATAGGAATGCCTCCAATACCCTCCCCCCGCTTCCTGTTCGGGATGGGTGAAGCCGAAAACTTCATCTTTGTGATTGGAGGGAGAGAAATGAAGGAAGGAGAAAACATTTTGGACACAGTTATGGTTTACGACAGACA GTTTCTTAAATGGGCTGAGTCAGATCCTCTTCCTTACCTTGTATATGGCCATGGAGTTGTGTCTCATAATGAAATGATTTATGTAATCGGAGGAAAGGGAGAGAACAA AGAGTGTCTGAATCGGGTATGTGCTTATGACATTAAAACACATCAATGGAAAgaccttgctccattaaacacaGCACGCTCGCTCTTCGGGGTCACGATCCACAAAAACAACATCTACGTAGTGGCTGGTGTTACTGACTCAGGCCTCACGGGCAGTGCTGAGGTCTATGACATCAAAACTAACAA GTGGTCAGAGTTCGTTGAGTTTCCTCAGGACCGCAGTTCTCTCAGTCTGGTGTCTGTCGGTGGGGTCCTCTATGCTGTTGGGGGATTTGCCATGTTTTCTAAAGAGGACAGTGATGATCTCATGCCGCAGGAGATGAATGACATCTGGAG GTATGACGAAAGCGAGAGGACATGGAACGGCATACTGAGGGAGAATCGATACGCATCAGGTGCAACAGTTCTGGGAGTTCGTCTTAACACTCTTCGTCTCACCAAAATGTAA